The Candidatus Scalindua japonica DNA window AGTAAGCATGGAAAGGCCCTTATCGAATGGTTTCTTGTAAGCGGCCCATTAGTATCCAATTTGTGTACAAAGATTTATACCAATGAACTGCTTCGAATACTGGGAAACTTGATAGAAAGCAAGGTCTCATTTATAGAAGCGCTTGAAGTGACACGCGGTACTATTCGAAACAGCTATTTCAGAGATTTTATCGATAAAACCATAAAACATATGGAGAATGGAGGAAAATTCTCAGATCAATTTGTACATTTTCCCTACATCATGGAGTCCGTTAAACAGATGGTGGTAACAGGAGAGGATACCGGCAACTTGTCGACAGCTATGCTGAGGTTGAACAAACACTACGATTTAGAAATTGAACAGGACCTTAAGAAGTTGACAGCCCTGATAGAACCGGCAGCACTGGTAGTAATGGGAGCGGTTATCGGAATTATCGTTTCTTCCATAATCCTTCCAATGTTTAAGCTGTCACAGGTAATAGGTTAGTGTCTGTGCAGAAACCAGAGAACATTGTATAAAAAATCAACAAAAAGCAGGTGGCACAATCAGGCGGTATGTTTTACATCGTCCATTCTTACCTATTATTATTGATAACTATAAAGTATTGAAATGTAAAGATATGTCAACACAATGGTTATACTCTGGTCCGTGATGTTATAAATATATGTAGAGCTTTGGCATTTCATTTGCTAGTTCTCTTCCAGATAATAAGCTGATTTCTAAAAACAATTTCGCATATTTTTTTTCTAATCTTTAGAAAAAAACTACCGATAAGTAAGTAAGAAGTGAATAAGATATTATTACCAGAACTGAGTAGATCCTGATTAAATAATGGGAAAATTGCCAGGTGATTTTGAGTAAAGACTTTTATTTTTTTTTATTAAGGAGGATAAATATGAAGAGGGGAGAATTAAGTAAAAAGAATGGTTTTACCCTGATAGAAATGCTTATTGTGGTAATAGTACTCGGTATATTATCAGCGATTATTATTCCACAGATTGCCGTTTCTACAGATGATGCCAAGCTTAACACGCTGGAGACCAATCTGACTGGATGTCGTAAGGCAATTGAGCTCTACTATTATGAGCATGGTTCCACCTATCCCGGAGACGCTGTACCTACAACGAAGCCGATAGATGTTACTGACACGACTGAAGCCTTTGTCGCTCAGCTTGTACGATATACGGATGCGGCTGGTAACATAGCAAATGCAAAAACTGCTGTGTATAAGTATGGACCATATATTAAGAATGGTAAATTGCCGACAAATCCATACAATGACAAATTTGATGTTGTTGTTGACAATACTGAAACTGACATTACGGTAAGAGACTCATCAGCGTCTGATAACGGCTGGCTGTTCTATTCGAAGACAGGTGTTTTTATTGCGGCTGACGGAACTGCCGGTATTCACGACAATCTGTAAAACCCATTTATCCTCCTGACAACATATGAAAGACGAACTCCTTGATAAGCATTAATTAATCGTCTGATAAGCCGTCAGCGTAAAGCTGGCGGCTTTAAATAGATTAGAATGAAGAGAATTCGATTATACCGGCAATGCCCACCCTACAACTACAAGCCTGAACCAGCATTAAATAGTTTTGCATTATTTGACTCTGGTTGTTTTTTTATTTTTTCTTTGCGTTCTGCCTGCCCGGCCAGCCATTCGCCCGCCCGGCAAGGCTGTTCTGGTGAGGACGGGGACGGCTCCGGCTCCTTGCCCGACGTCTTCTTTGGCGGGTGCGTGATAAATTATAATATGCCTGTTTGGAGAAACGGGTCCTACATATTTAATTAATGAGGAAAAAATTACCCCTTTGTTGAATAAATCACCATAACATTTCAAACCATACCATACCCATCAGACAAGAACCACGCAACATATCATATAACAAGGGTTTACGCTTCTTTGTGCAAAATACATTATTTGGTATAAATCTTGCAATTGTAATAAGTATAAGCAGGAATGTAGTTACATAGCGATAATAAACTCTCTCCCCCCCGGGGGAGAAGGCAGGGAGAGGAGGGGCAAGTCGAAGTGTTGTCGACATTCAAATGTACATTTAATTATTTTGTTCATAACACTAAAATAACAATCTATGAAACGATGGATGAAAAGACAATTTTGTGACATAACGGTAACTTCCAGGCGGTCTGCAGGTTTTACGCTTATTGAAATGTTGATTGTAGTGATGCTTATGGGGATCACAGCAGCGATCAGTCTTCCCGCGATACACTCAACACTTACAGAAAACCGGCTTAAAGGTGCTGCTTATGAAGTCGTCACCGCACTGGAATACGCGCAGCTGACCGCTATGTCCTCCGGCAGAGGAACACGAGTGGTTATCGTGGAAAATCAAGAGCGTATTGGAGTAAGGCAGTACACATCAAATGCCGACTTTTTTACTGGTGGTGACGAACTGGCTGAAAATGATGTGGAAAATGGGTCGTATGTATTAATGCCATACCCTACTAAAAAAGGAATAAATTACCCCATTCTGCTGACGGATGAAAATCGCTTTAGCGGCGTTGACATCACCGTATCAGACTTTAATGCAGGCAGTCAGGTAGACTTCAACGCACAGGGAGCACCGACGAAAGGAGGCTCTGTCACACTTGCTTTAGGAGGTGAACAGATAGTCGTAACCCTCGACGCACTGACCGGAAAGGTCACGGTGAATTAGTGTTTCTGGTGCGTAAAACGCACCCTGACGTTTAATCTTTCCAGACAAGTAGGGTGCATTCCATGCACCGTTAACAACCTAGGATACGGCAATATTGATATCTATGAAACAAATACTTGATTACGCTGGCATGTTTCTGGTGCGTACAACGCACCCTACGATTTTCGTTTCCGGTGGAATGTGATTAATGTCGAATTACCGGCGTGCTAATGCAAAAGGAGGCACATATTTTTTTACTGTTGTGACGTATCGGCGACAAGAATTCTTATGCGATGAAAATGTTCGAACGGCGTTGCGTGACGGTATTCGTGATGTGCAAACACAACATCCACTGATCATTGACGGTTGGGTTTTGTTGCCGGATCACCTTCATTGTATATGGACGCTGCCGGAGGACGATTCAAACTTTGGTGTTCGCTGGGCTATGATAAAACGTTTCATAACAAAACAATGTGGTCCGGACTTACGCCGTGATGATTGGATGAATGCATCAAAACGGAAACGAAATGAATCCACAATTTGGCAAAGGAGATTCTGGGAGCATATGATCCGTGATGAAGATGATTATAATAGACATATGAATTATATACATTATAACCCGGTGAAGCATGGTTTGGTATCAAGTGTTAATGATTGGCCATATTCCACGTTTCACAGGTGTGTGAAGAAAGGACTATATCCACCGGATTGGGGTGGAGACGGAACAGATACAAACGAAGCGAGTTATGGTGAATGAGTGGATTGCCATTCATTTTGGATTGGTATAAATAACGGCAGGCAATGCCTGCCCTACGTAATTGTGGTTCTTTGAAAAATTAAATTATGGTGTATTATCTGACGTTTAATCTTTCCAGGCAAGTAGGGTGCATTCCATGCACCGCTAACAACCTTTGATGCGGCAATAATGTTATCTATTAAACAAATACTTGATCACGCTGGCATGTTTCTGGTGCGTACAACGCACCCTACGATTTTTGTTTCCGGTGGCATGTGATTAATGTCGAATTACCGGCGTGCTAATGCAAAAGGAGGCACATATTTTTTTACTGTTGTGACGTATCGGCGACAAGAATTCTTATGCGATGAAAATGTTCGAACGGCGTTGCGTGACGGTATTCGTGATGTGCAAACAAAACATCCACTGATCATTGATGGTTGGGTTTTGTTGCCGGATCACCTTCATTGTATATGGACGCTGCCGGAGGACGATTCAAACTTTGGTGTTCGCTGGGCTATGATAAAACGTTTCATAACAAAACGATGTGGTCCGGACTTACGCCGTGATGATTGGATGAATGCATCAAAACGGAAACGAAATGAATCCACGATTTGGCAAAGGAGATTCTGGGAGCATATGATCCGTAATGAAGATGATTATAATAGACATATGAATTATATACATTATAACCCGGTGAAGCATGGTTTGGTAACAAGTGTTAAGGATTGGCCATATTCCACGTTTCACAGGTGTGTGAAGAAAGGACTATATCTACCGGATTGGGGTGGAGACGGAACAGATGCAAACGAAGCGAGTTATGGTGAATGAGTGGATTGCCATTCATTTTGGATTTGTATAAATAACGGCAGGCAATGCCTGCCCTACGTAATTGTGGTTCTTTGAAAAATTAAATTATGGTGTATTATCTGACGTTTAATCTT harbors:
- a CDS encoding REP-associated tyrosine transposase; this encodes MSNYRRANAKGGTYFFTVVTYRRQEFLCDENVRTALRDGIRDVQTKHPLIIDGWVLLPDHLHCIWTLPEDDSNFGVRWAMIKRFITKRCGPDLRRDDWMNASKRKRNESTIWQRRFWEHMIRNEDDYNRHMNYIHYNPVKHGLVTSVKDWPYSTFHRCVKKGLYLPDWGGDGTDANEASYGE
- a CDS encoding REP-associated tyrosine transposase — encoded protein: MSNYRRANAKGGTYFFTVVTYRRQEFLCDENVRTALRDGIRDVQTQHPLIIDGWVLLPDHLHCIWTLPEDDSNFGVRWAMIKRFITKQCGPDLRRDDWMNASKRKRNESTIWQRRFWEHMIRDEDDYNRHMNYIHYNPVKHGLVSSVNDWPYSTFHRCVKKGLYPPDWGGDGTDTNEASYGE
- a CDS encoding GspH/FimT family pseudopilin, with amino-acid sequence MKRQFCDITVTSRRSAGFTLIEMLIVVMLMGITAAISLPAIHSTLTENRLKGAAYEVVTALEYAQLTAMSSGRGTRVVIVENQERIGVRQYTSNADFFTGGDELAENDVENGSYVLMPYPTKKGINYPILLTDENRFSGVDITVSDFNAGSQVDFNAQGAPTKGGSVTLALGGEQIVVTLDALTGKVTVN
- a CDS encoding type IV pilin protein; the protein is MKRGELSKKNGFTLIEMLIVVIVLGILSAIIIPQIAVSTDDAKLNTLETNLTGCRKAIELYYYEHGSTYPGDAVPTTKPIDVTDTTEAFVAQLVRYTDAAGNIANAKTAVYKYGPYIKNGKLPTNPYNDKFDVVVDNTETDITVRDSSASDNGWLFYSKTGVFIAADGTAGIHDNL